In a genomic window of Virgibacillus sp. SK37:
- the pknB gene encoding Stk1 family PASTA domain-containing Ser/Thr kinase: MLNGHLLNERYQIKETIGGGGMANVYLARDFILERDVAIKVLRLEYANDEEFIARFDREAQSATSLSHPNIVNIYDVGEEDNILYMVMEYVDGMTLKEYIQRYGPLDVHETLDIMKQITAAISHAHANDIVHRDIKPQNILINTYGQVKVTDFGIAIALSATSLTQTNSILGSVHYLSPEQARGGMATKKSDIYSIGIVLFELLTGRLPFSGQSPVSIALKHLQSDTPPVKRFNPDVPQSVENIVLQATAKDPFHRYDTVYAMEVALDSALDPDKLNEEIFSPPIEAGEETKAIPIITDDQLQQSPNQDTLVRDDTVPTKHIGGMEKGKVGKKNAKPMKQKNKGKKKKKNKKKKWLGFSILLFILLASGILALFFLPDLFQPKDVTVPDVIDMGEGEAEEELAKINLQPKKELMFSDEVEEGHVVRTDPKPGKTVKEETEITLYISQGKEKVSFPDYVGRDFDQIKRLLENEYEQVIDYEKPSDKPVGEIINQIQPTPGQEVVPSETKVIFEISSGPEKVGLKDLSGYTEGEAKKYLESINMVFNREEKHDENIPKGQVINLDPAAGSEVEEGSSVTVYISSGPEEKPPVSRSVSFTVPFKPETKEDGEEQQEQTVKIYVDDAENDISNVYKEETITEDYEDTITLVIAAGEEAEYLIMRDDDIIINKTVPYKEGE; encoded by the coding sequence ATGTTAAATGGCCACCTTTTAAACGAGCGCTACCAGATTAAAGAGACAATCGGTGGGGGTGGCATGGCAAATGTTTATCTGGCAAGAGACTTTATTCTAGAGAGAGATGTAGCAATTAAAGTATTACGTCTCGAATATGCTAACGATGAAGAATTTATTGCGCGCTTCGACAGAGAGGCTCAATCAGCGACAAGCCTATCGCATCCTAATATTGTCAATATTTATGATGTTGGTGAGGAAGACAATATTTTGTATATGGTAATGGAATATGTTGATGGAATGACATTAAAGGAGTACATCCAACGTTACGGTCCCTTGGACGTTCATGAAACTTTGGATATAATGAAACAGATTACTGCGGCAATATCTCACGCCCATGCAAATGACATTGTTCATCGAGATATTAAACCTCAAAATATATTAATAAATACATATGGTCAAGTGAAGGTTACTGATTTTGGAATTGCCATTGCTTTGAGTGCTACTTCTCTCACCCAAACAAATTCCATATTAGGTTCTGTACATTATCTGTCTCCTGAACAAGCAAGAGGAGGCATGGCTACCAAAAAATCAGATATTTATTCAATTGGGATTGTTTTGTTTGAGTTATTAACAGGTAGGCTGCCGTTTTCGGGGCAATCCCCTGTCTCTATTGCTTTAAAGCATTTACAGAGCGATACGCCCCCTGTGAAAAGATTCAATCCAGATGTGCCACAAAGTGTTGAAAACATTGTCCTACAAGCTACTGCTAAAGATCCATTTCATCGATATGACACTGTTTATGCCATGGAAGTAGCCTTGGACTCAGCTCTTGATCCTGATAAATTAAATGAAGAAATATTTTCACCCCCGATTGAAGCTGGCGAAGAAACTAAAGCTATCCCGATTATTACGGATGATCAGCTTCAACAGTCGCCCAATCAAGATACATTAGTAAGGGATGATACGGTACCGACGAAACATATCGGAGGTATGGAGAAAGGCAAAGTTGGTAAGAAAAATGCAAAACCAATGAAGCAAAAAAATAAAGGGAAAAAGAAGAAAAAAAACAAGAAGAAAAAGTGGTTAGGCTTCAGTATACTTTTGTTTATTCTTCTGGCTTCCGGGATTCTGGCTTTGTTCTTTTTACCAGACCTTTTTCAGCCCAAGGACGTAACGGTACCTGATGTGATTGATATGGGAGAAGGGGAAGCAGAAGAAGAGCTGGCAAAAATTAATCTCCAACCGAAGAAAGAATTAATGTTTTCTGATGAGGTAGAAGAAGGTCATGTAGTCAGGACAGATCCAAAACCTGGAAAAACTGTAAAAGAGGAGACCGAAATAACCCTTTATATAAGTCAAGGTAAGGAAAAAGTAAGTTTCCCTGATTATGTGGGGAGAGATTTTGACCAAATTAAGCGGCTCTTGGAAAATGAATATGAACAAGTTATTGACTATGAAAAACCTTCAGATAAGCCTGTTGGCGAAATAATCAACCAAATACAGCCTACACCTGGACAAGAAGTGGTACCAAGTGAAACAAAAGTAATATTTGAGATTAGCAGTGGTCCTGAAAAAGTAGGATTAAAAGATTTATCTGGTTATACAGAAGGGGAAGCCAAGAAGTACCTTGAGAGTATTAACATGGTTTTTAATCGTGAAGAAAAGCATGATGAAAATATTCCTAAAGGGCAAGTAATCAATCTAGACCCTGCTGCAGGTAGTGAAGTCGAAGAGGGATCCTCTGTAACTGTCTATATCTCCTCAGGACCGGAAGAGAAACCTCCTGTTTCTCGATCTGTATCTTTTACAGTCCCGTTCAAACCTGAAACAAAAGAGGATGGCGAGGAACAGCAAGAACAGACAGTGAAAATTTATGTAGACGATGCCGAGAATGATATTTCCAATGTCTACAAAGAAGAAACAATAACAGAAGACTATGAAGATACAATCACATTAGTCATAGCAGCGGGAGAAGAAGCAGAGTATTTAATTATGAGAGATGACGATATTATTATAAATAAAACAGTTCCATATAAAGAAGGTGAATAA
- a CDS encoding Stp1/IreP family PP2C-type Ser/Thr phosphatase: MEGQFLTDKGQVRNHNEDSGGVFYNPSKQLLAIIADGMGGHQAGDVASLMATDLLKEKWEQCDKLTSPQEAEEWVSRAISDINKSIYKKAIEKEECRGMGTTVVIAICSKEFMTIAHIGDSRCYLLQDNILRQLTEDHSLVNELVRSGQITKEEAEHHPRKNVLLKALGTEEDIIPSVRSLEWQKDNILILCSDGLINKVTDLELGEFLSSSKEVRQIGEEMIELANERGGEDNISLVIVTDPNSEEVGETLC; encoded by the coding sequence ATGGAAGGACAATTTCTGACAGATAAAGGACAGGTTAGGAACCATAATGAAGATTCCGGTGGTGTTTTCTATAACCCCTCCAAGCAGCTTCTCGCTATTATAGCAGATGGCATGGGCGGACATCAGGCGGGTGATGTGGCAAGCCTGATGGCCACCGATTTATTAAAGGAGAAGTGGGAACAATGTGATAAGCTTACCTCTCCTCAGGAAGCAGAAGAGTGGGTATCACGCGCTATTTCAGACATTAATAAATCTATTTACAAGAAAGCAATTGAAAAAGAAGAATGTAGAGGGATGGGGACAACAGTAGTAATCGCCATCTGCTCGAAGGAATTTATGACTATAGCTCATATTGGAGATAGTCGCTGCTATTTACTGCAGGACAATATTTTAAGACAATTGACAGAAGACCATTCATTAGTAAATGAGTTAGTTCGCTCAGGACAAATTACAAAGGAAGAAGCGGAACACCACCCACGTAAAAATGTTTTGCTTAAGGCGCTTGGTACGGAGGAGGATATTATCCCATCTGTGCGTTCGCTGGAGTGGCAAAAAGATAATATACTTATATTGTGTTCCGATGGTTTAATAAACAAAGTAACAGATCTTGAACTTGGTGAATTTTTGAGTTCTTCTAAGGAAGTTCGTCAAATTGGAGAAGAGATGATAGAACTTGCCAATGAACGTGGCGGTGAAGATAATATTTCACTAGTAATTGTTACAGATCCCAATTCAGAGGAAGTTGGTGAAACATTATGTTAA
- the rsmB gene encoding 16S rRNA (cytosine(967)-C(5))-methyltransferase RsmB — protein sequence MSNYQLRDAVLDILLRIEKDQSFSHLLVNQELKSKKLNPKDEGLLTEIVYGTLQRQITLDYFLSKFVDSKKKLDFWVKALLRMSLYQMVFLDRIPDHAIIHEAVEIAKRRGHRGVSSFVNGVLRNIQRQGVPNTEQIQDPAIRISVETSHPEWLVKRWLRTYSYETTKAMCEMNVTRKLTAIRIQPLRIKREEALRILTDQGFEVQASTLSQQGIIIIKGNILQTDLFKQGYVTIQDQSSMLAAEMLNVSPGLTVLDACSAPGGKVTHIAEKMENKGTIYAHDLHKKKTKLIDQKAEQLQLNIINTSQADARQLQDQYELESFDRILVDAPCSGLGVIRGKPEIKYHKAEEDVKRLADIQLSILNSVAPLLKRNGLLVYSTCTVDAEENETVVKKFLKEHVNFQVDPEFFSDLPRSVQESEGISQYGFQLFPQNFNTDGFFLTRLIRTT from the coding sequence ATGAGTAATTATCAATTAAGAGATGCAGTATTAGATATACTTTTAAGAATAGAAAAGGACCAAAGTTTTAGCCATCTTCTCGTGAACCAAGAGCTTAAATCCAAAAAACTTAATCCGAAAGATGAGGGGTTATTAACAGAAATTGTATATGGAACACTTCAGCGCCAAATTACTCTAGATTATTTCCTATCAAAATTTGTAGATTCAAAAAAGAAGCTCGACTTTTGGGTAAAAGCACTTTTAAGAATGTCCTTATATCAAATGGTTTTTTTGGATAGAATACCAGATCATGCTATTATTCATGAAGCTGTTGAAATTGCAAAGCGAAGAGGACATCGAGGGGTTTCGTCCTTTGTCAATGGAGTGTTACGAAACATTCAGCGGCAAGGGGTCCCTAATACAGAACAAATACAGGATCCAGCCATCAGGATTTCGGTAGAAACCAGCCATCCGGAGTGGTTGGTCAAGCGTTGGTTAAGGACATACAGCTATGAAACAACAAAAGCGATGTGTGAAATGAATGTTACTCGCAAACTAACAGCCATACGTATACAACCTTTGAGAATAAAACGCGAGGAAGCGTTACGTATTCTTACTGATCAGGGATTTGAGGTCCAGGCTTCAACACTTTCCCAACAAGGAATTATTATAATAAAAGGGAACATCTTACAAACAGATCTATTTAAGCAAGGCTATGTTACCATCCAAGATCAAAGTTCTATGTTGGCTGCAGAAATGCTAAACGTTAGTCCAGGTTTGACTGTTCTAGATGCTTGCAGTGCGCCTGGAGGAAAAGTTACACATATTGCTGAGAAAATGGAGAATAAAGGAACCATCTATGCACATGACCTGCATAAAAAGAAGACAAAGCTAATTGACCAAAAAGCTGAGCAATTACAATTAAATATAATTAATACATCGCAGGCTGATGCCAGACAGCTGCAGGATCAATATGAACTGGAATCCTTTGATCGAATATTAGTTGACGCACCTTGTTCAGGTCTCGGAGTTATACGGGGGAAGCCTGAAATAAAGTATCATAAAGCAGAAGAGGATGTTAAAAGGTTAGCTGATATTCAATTATCTATATTAAATAGTGTCGCTCCATTGCTAAAGCGAAATGGATTGTTAGTTTATAGTACCTGCACGGTGGATGCCGAAGAAAATGAAACTGTAGTTAAAAAATTTTTAAAAGAGCATGTTAATTTCCAGGTAGATCCGGAGTTCTTTTCTGATTTGCCAAGGTCTGTACAAGAGTCTGAAGGGATTTCGCAATATGGATTTCAATTATTTCCCCAAAACTTCAATACCGATGGTTTCTTTTTAACCCGTTTAATAAGGACAACATAA
- the fmt gene encoding methionyl-tRNA formyltransferase, with product MKRIVFMGTPDFSVPVLKSVIDSEYEVVLVVSQPDRPKGRKKVITPPPVKTEAEKYGIPVFQPEKLMHNYEAILDYQPDLIVTAAYGQILPKALLDAPKFGCINVHASLLPELRGGAPIHYAIMQGKEETGITIMYMAEKLDAGDILMQRSVIIEEKDHVGSMHDKLSQTGAKLLVECLPRLFSNELTPIKQEEAKATFARNITREQEKIDWTKGNREIYNHIRGLHPWPVAFTTYEGKIMKIWWAQMDDSLYEGQPGEIISKVSDEAFIVVCGDNKGIKVTEIQPAGKKRMTVKEYLQGSMDRIKQGKVMGH from the coding sequence ATGAAACGTATAGTATTTATGGGTACACCTGATTTTTCAGTACCTGTTCTAAAATCAGTTATAGATTCAGAGTATGAAGTGGTTCTTGTTGTCTCCCAACCGGATAGACCGAAAGGCAGAAAAAAGGTCATCACCCCTCCACCAGTAAAGACAGAAGCAGAGAAATATGGTATCCCTGTATTTCAGCCGGAAAAACTAATGCATAATTATGAAGCTATTCTTGACTACCAGCCAGATCTTATCGTAACAGCAGCCTATGGACAAATACTTCCAAAAGCTTTGTTGGATGCACCAAAGTTTGGATGTATTAATGTCCATGCGTCTTTGCTTCCTGAATTAAGGGGAGGCGCGCCAATCCATTATGCAATCATGCAAGGAAAAGAAGAAACAGGTATTACTATTATGTATATGGCAGAAAAATTGGATGCTGGTGATATATTAATGCAACGCTCTGTGATCATTGAAGAGAAAGACCATGTTGGGTCTATGCATGATAAATTATCACAGACGGGTGCAAAGTTATTAGTAGAATGTTTGCCACGTTTATTCTCAAATGAATTAACCCCAATAAAACAGGAAGAAGCTAAAGCTACTTTTGCAAGGAATATAACAAGAGAACAGGAAAAAATAGATTGGACAAAAGGAAACAGGGAAATATACAACCATATTCGTGGGTTACATCCATGGCCAGTAGCTTTTACTACCTACGAAGGAAAAATAATGAAGATATGGTGGGCACAAATGGATGACTCTTTATATGAAGGGCAACCAGGTGAAATTATATCGAAAGTAAGTGACGAAGCTTTTATCGTAGTTTGTGGCGATAATAAAGGAATAAAAGTTACTGAGATTCAGCCAGCAGGCAAAAAAAGAATGACTGTAAAAGAATATTTGCAGGGGTCGATGGATCGAATAAAACAAGGTAAGGTGATGGGACACTAA
- the priA gene encoding primosomal protein N', with the protein MNIAKVIVDVPSKAINQTFDYLIPEKYADILQIGMRVTVPFGPRKVMGFVVGKTNDTNLDKLKEIDGVLDITPVLTEELLKLGKWVAKDSVSFYITALQAMLPQVLKAQYKKELIRATRERLPDPLEFLFAGRDALPYEEFENSSISYYQLQKAIQEGEVFVNYLVKSKITKKHVSMIKPAKDIAYLEEILVDMSKNAKKQRQLLMHFTEYPEPIERQELLKKIRTTASTLKPLMDKSLLEAYSVEVYRNPYNENDFKPTTALTLTEEQEKAITPIIKSIEKKSHEVFLLHGVTGSGKTEIYLQAIEKVINKGEEAIVLVPEIALTPQMVRRFKGRFGSNVAVMHSALSKGEKYDEWRKIQRKEVKVVVGARSAIFAPFENIGIIIIDEEHETTYKQEDQPKYHARDVAIRRAETHKCPVVLGSATPTLESFARAKKEVYKLLTLSKRTNEQSMPQVEIVDMRKELHAGNRTMFSRQLKQKMEERLQKNEQIVLLLNRRGYSTFVMCRDCGHVKECPHCDIALTYHKNTNHLKCHYCSYEEPMPIVCPECESDLIRYFGTGTQRVEEALTQLLPEARIIRMDVDTTRQKGSHEKLLGKFAKQEADILLGTQMIAKGLDFENVTLVGVLTADSMLHLPDFRSSEKTFQLLTQVSGRAGRHSLEGEVIVQTYTPDHYSIELASQYDFQTFYKNEMTMRKTFQYPPYYYLALVTVSHQNKVKTAQTTQNIVQLLQKVVNDNTVILGPTPSPIPRMKDRYRYQCMIKYKNEPRLRFYLNKILEQFSDEMRKEDLFISIDMQPYHLM; encoded by the coding sequence TTGAATATAGCTAAAGTGATTGTCGATGTACCATCTAAAGCAATAAACCAAACCTTTGATTATCTCATACCAGAAAAGTACGCTGATATACTCCAAATAGGGATGCGTGTTACTGTGCCATTTGGACCAAGAAAAGTGATGGGTTTTGTAGTCGGAAAAACGAATGACACGAACCTCGACAAATTAAAGGAAATAGATGGGGTATTGGATATAACGCCTGTTTTAACAGAAGAACTATTAAAGCTTGGAAAATGGGTTGCTAAGGACAGTGTTAGTTTCTATATTACTGCTTTGCAAGCGATGCTACCCCAAGTTTTGAAAGCACAGTACAAGAAAGAATTGATCCGAGCAACTAGAGAGAGATTGCCTGACCCATTAGAGTTTCTATTTGCAGGTAGAGATGCGTTACCATATGAAGAATTTGAAAACTCATCTATTAGTTATTATCAATTGCAAAAGGCTATACAAGAAGGAGAGGTATTCGTAAATTATCTTGTTAAGTCAAAAATCACTAAGAAACATGTAAGCATGATAAAACCTGCAAAAGATATTGCTTATTTAGAAGAAATACTTGTTGATATGTCTAAAAATGCTAAAAAGCAACGTCAGCTGTTAATGCATTTTACTGAGTATCCAGAGCCGATAGAGAGGCAGGAACTTTTGAAAAAGATAAGAACTACAGCTTCCACGTTAAAACCTTTGATGGATAAATCACTACTGGAAGCATATTCCGTAGAAGTATACAGAAACCCGTATAATGAGAATGATTTTAAGCCTACAACAGCTTTGACATTAACGGAAGAACAAGAAAAAGCGATTACCCCTATTATTAAAAGTATTGAAAAAAAATCACATGAAGTATTTTTATTACATGGAGTAACAGGCAGTGGTAAAACAGAAATTTATTTGCAGGCAATCGAAAAGGTAATTAACAAAGGTGAGGAAGCAATCGTCTTAGTTCCAGAAATTGCGCTTACCCCTCAAATGGTGAGACGCTTTAAAGGAAGGTTTGGTTCAAACGTCGCAGTTATGCATAGTGCATTATCTAAAGGTGAGAAATACGACGAATGGAGAAAGATTCAGAGAAAAGAAGTTAAAGTAGTAGTTGGCGCCAGGTCCGCAATATTTGCTCCTTTCGAAAATATTGGGATAATTATTATTGATGAAGAACATGAAACAACATATAAACAAGAGGACCAGCCAAAATACCATGCAAGGGATGTAGCAATTAGACGTGCCGAAACACATAAGTGTCCTGTTGTGCTAGGCAGTGCAACCCCTACTCTTGAATCGTTCGCTAGGGCGAAAAAGGAAGTTTACAAACTTCTTACACTTAGCAAGCGGACAAACGAACAAAGCATGCCACAAGTTGAAATTGTGGACATGAGAAAAGAACTTCATGCAGGTAATCGTACAATGTTTTCCAGACAATTAAAACAGAAGATGGAGGAACGACTGCAAAAAAACGAGCAAATTGTATTGCTTTTAAATCGCAGGGGTTATTCTACTTTTGTAATGTGCCGTGATTGTGGCCATGTAAAAGAATGTCCGCATTGTGACATCGCATTAACGTATCATAAAAACACCAATCATTTAAAATGTCATTATTGCTCTTATGAAGAGCCTATGCCTATTGTATGTCCTGAATGTGAGAGTGATTTAATTCGTTACTTTGGTACGGGAACGCAGCGTGTAGAAGAAGCTTTAACTCAACTTCTACCAGAAGCACGCATCATTCGGATGGATGTTGATACAACGAGACAAAAGGGGTCCCATGAAAAACTGCTAGGGAAGTTTGCAAAACAAGAGGCGGACATATTATTAGGAACTCAAATGATTGCAAAGGGACTCGATTTTGAAAATGTTACCCTAGTGGGAGTTCTAACTGCAGATTCCATGTTACATTTACCTGATTTTCGTTCATCCGAAAAAACCTTTCAGCTACTTACACAAGTAAGTGGCAGGGCGGGAAGGCATTCCTTAGAAGGGGAAGTCATTGTACAGACATATACACCGGACCATTATAGTATTGAGTTGGCAAGTCAATATGATTTCCAGACATTTTATAAAAACGAAATGACGATGCGGAAAACCTTTCAGTATCCGCCTTATTACTACTTGGCATTAGTAACAGTGTCACACCAAAATAAGGTTAAAACAGCACAAACAACTCAGAACATTGTTCAGTTATTACAGAAAGTTGTTAATGATAATACAGTGATTTTAGGACCAACGCCATCCCCTATTCCTCGTATGAAAGATAGATATCGTTATCAGTGCATGATAAAATATAAAAATGAACCAAGATTACGTTTTTACTTAAACAAAATTCTGGAACAATTTTCTGATGAAATGCGAAAAGAGGATCTATTTATTTCTATCGATATGCAGCCATATCATTTAATGTAA
- the coaBC gene encoding bifunctional phosphopantothenoylcysteine decarboxylase/phosphopantothenate--cysteine ligase CoaBC has translation MVNGKNILLGVSGGIAAYKACALTSQLTQRGANVKVMMTEHAAKFVSPLTFQALSRNPVYVDTFDEKDPEKIAHIDVADWADIALLAPATANIIGKIANGIADDMLSTTMLATQAEIYIAPAMNVNMYAHPAVERNMQQLEGWGYHFIEPGAGYLACGYVGKGRLEEPESIIKAIENHQNRLKPLVGKKILISAGPTREIIDPVRFFSNRSSGKMGFALAEAAAEAGGDVTLVAGPCGLSIKNPSIKRIDVISAEDMYEALHHHFDTSDIVIKAAAVADYRPKVIYDDKMKKQPGEWHVEMERTKDILLSLGEKKTTQFLVGFAAETSKPIEYGIDKLERKNLDSIVVNNVSEEGAGFEGDTNVVTYINKHQQIDELELATKAEVAKHILNLIYRDMKDEIN, from the coding sequence ATGGTAAATGGGAAGAATATTTTACTTGGAGTTTCAGGAGGTATTGCTGCATATAAAGCATGTGCATTAACAAGTCAATTAACTCAGCGAGGTGCCAATGTTAAAGTAATGATGACAGAGCATGCCGCCAAATTCGTCTCGCCACTCACGTTCCAAGCGTTATCGAGAAACCCGGTCTATGTAGATACATTTGATGAGAAGGATCCTGAAAAAATTGCGCATATAGATGTTGCTGATTGGGCAGATATAGCATTGTTGGCTCCGGCTACCGCTAATATCATTGGAAAAATCGCCAATGGAATTGCAGATGATATGCTTTCAACTACCATGTTGGCAACTCAGGCTGAAATTTATATTGCTCCAGCAATGAATGTAAACATGTATGCACATCCTGCAGTTGAACGAAACATGCAACAGCTGGAGGGATGGGGCTATCATTTTATTGAACCTGGTGCTGGATATTTAGCTTGTGGATATGTTGGAAAGGGAAGACTGGAAGAACCTGAAAGCATTATTAAAGCTATAGAAAATCACCAGAATCGGCTTAAACCTCTTGTCGGAAAGAAAATTTTAATATCAGCTGGTCCAACAAGAGAAATTATTGATCCAGTCCGTTTTTTCAGTAATCGTTCCTCTGGCAAGATGGGCTTTGCTTTGGCTGAAGCTGCTGCAGAAGCTGGCGGAGATGTCACCCTTGTAGCAGGTCCGTGTGGTCTTTCTATAAAAAATCCCTCAATTAAGCGAATAGATGTTATCTCTGCTGAAGATATGTATGAAGCTTTGCATCACCACTTTGATACAAGTGATATTGTGATTAAAGCGGCAGCAGTGGCTGACTATCGCCCCAAAGTAATTTATGACGATAAAATGAAAAAGCAGCCGGGAGAATGGCATGTGGAAATGGAACGAACAAAAGATATTCTTCTTTCTCTTGGTGAAAAGAAGACAACACAATTCCTTGTTGGTTTTGCTGCTGAAACCTCTAAACCGATTGAATATGGTATCGATAAACTCGAAAGGAAAAATCTTGATTCCATCGTCGTGAATAATGTATCAGAAGAGGGAGCAGGCTTTGAAGGTGATACAAATGTTGTTACATACATTAATAAACATCAGCAGATAGATGAACTTGAACTGGCCACCAAGGCAGAAGTTGCAAAGCATATCCTGAATCTAATTTATCGTGATATGAAGGATGAAATAAATTGA
- the rpoZ gene encoding DNA-directed RNA polymerase subunit omega: MLEPSIDALQEKINSKYTLVTLSAKRARQMSETKNPLVDHPFSHKYVGMALEEILAEKLTLAGEQKTDVE; encoded by the coding sequence ATGTTAGAACCATCGATTGATGCTCTTCAAGAGAAAATTAATTCAAAGTACACGTTAGTAACTTTATCTGCTAAGAGGGCAAGACAAATGAGTGAGACAAAGAACCCATTAGTAGACCATCCATTCTCACATAAATATGTAGGGATGGCCCTGGAAGAAATACTTGCAGAGAAGCTTACGCTTGCGGGTGAACAAAAAACAGATGTAGAGTAG
- the gmk gene encoding guanylate kinase, whose translation MIEEKGILFVLSGPSGVGKGTVRKELFNQATDLKYSISMTTRDIRPGEENGVDYFYKSREEFENLIKNNQLLEYAKYVNNYYGTPRAYVEEMLEAGYDVFLEIEVQGALQVKENFPEGVFIFLFPPSLEELKNRIINRGTETSELVLNRLKEARNEIEMMDAYDYVVVNDQVELAVEKVQSIIQSEHLKRERIAKQYKKLLEDEL comes from the coding sequence TTGATTGAAGAGAAAGGTATTTTATTTGTTCTTTCTGGGCCATCCGGAGTAGGAAAGGGTACAGTGAGAAAGGAACTTTTTAATCAGGCTACAGATTTGAAATACTCCATTTCCATGACAACTAGAGATATTCGACCAGGTGAAGAGAATGGCGTCGATTATTTCTATAAAAGTAGAGAAGAGTTTGAGAACCTGATTAAAAATAATCAGCTTTTGGAATATGCTAAATATGTCAATAATTATTATGGTACGCCCAGAGCATATGTAGAGGAAATGCTGGAAGCAGGTTATGATGTTTTTTTGGAAATTGAGGTGCAAGGCGCCTTGCAGGTAAAGGAAAATTTCCCGGAAGGTGTGTTCATCTTTCTATTTCCTCCAAGTTTGGAAGAACTCAAAAACAGAATTATAAATAGAGGAACTGAAACCTCTGAGTTAGTTTTAAACAGATTGAAGGAAGCTAGGAATGAAATTGAGATGATGGATGCATATGATTATGTAGTTGTTAATGATCAAGTGGAATTAGCAGTAGAAAAAGTACAATCCATTATTCAAAGTGAACATCTGAAACGGGAACGAATAGCAAAGCAATATAAAAAATTATTGGAGGATGAATTGTAA
- the remA gene encoding extracellular matrix/biofilm regulator RemA has protein sequence MSLRLINIGFGNVVSANRVISIVSPESAPVKRIIAVARENNKLVDATYGRRTRAVIITDSDHVVLSAVQPETVGQRVLSHEEVTEDN, from the coding sequence TTGAGTTTACGTCTTATAAATATTGGTTTTGGTAACGTAGTGTCAGCTAATAGAGTGATATCAATTGTATCACCTGAATCCGCACCAGTTAAGCGTATTATTGCTGTTGCCAGAGAGAATAATAAATTAGTTGATGCAACTTATGGAAGAAGAACAAGGGCTGTTATAATAACAGATAGTGATCATGTAGTATTATCCGCTGTGCAACCGGAAACTGTTGGTCAGCGAGTGCTAAGTCACGAAGAAGTAACAGAGGATAATTAA